The Paenalcaligenes faecalis genome has a window encoding:
- a CDS encoding exonuclease SbcCD subunit D C-terminal domain-containing protein, with protein sequence MSLNILHTSDWHLGRLLYDKRRDHEFSAFLDWLLLTIQQQHIDVLIVAGDIFDTSAPSHQAQSLYYQFLCQVANTCCRHVIIIAGNHDSPTFINAPKDLLHALDIHVVGQASPLDSISDEVLLLTDASGTPELIVCAVPYLRDRDVRLVQAGETIEDKAKNAVLGIQQHYAQVAQAAQQLNATLTHPVPLIATGHLFAAGGKTLADDGVRDLYVGSLAHISADCFPDCFDYVALGHLHVPQSVANNDTIRYSGSPIAMGFGEAKQQKSLCLVRLGSDQTVQVSLLAIPVFQRLQRVRGDWDQLQAELTTLTQENESIWVEVIYSAATLMPDLREKIEALVQNSTIEVLRIQNQALAPSALLQSHEQESLEQLSELDVFQRCLDSHQIEPSQQPELTAAFQEIWHLALDLPPSSSSH encoded by the coding sequence ATGTCCCTTAATATCCTCCACACTTCTGATTGGCATCTAGGGCGTTTGCTCTATGACAAAAGACGCGACCATGAATTTAGTGCTTTTTTGGATTGGTTACTCCTTACCATTCAACAGCAGCACATTGATGTTCTTATCGTGGCGGGGGATATTTTTGACACCAGCGCCCCCAGCCATCAGGCGCAAAGCTTGTACTATCAATTTTTGTGTCAGGTCGCCAACACGTGTTGTAGGCATGTCATTATTATTGCTGGCAATCACGACTCGCCTACTTTTATCAATGCCCCAAAAGACCTACTGCACGCGCTGGACATTCATGTTGTAGGGCAGGCTAGCCCGTTGGACTCTATTTCTGACGAGGTTCTGCTTTTAACAGATGCCTCAGGCACACCAGAACTGATTGTCTGTGCGGTACCCTATCTACGTGATAGAGATGTTCGCCTAGTGCAAGCCGGTGAAACCATAGAGGACAAGGCAAAAAATGCGGTGTTAGGTATTCAGCAGCATTACGCTCAGGTCGCGCAGGCCGCCCAACAACTTAATGCAACGTTAACGCATCCTGTGCCTTTGATTGCAACAGGTCATTTATTTGCCGCGGGTGGGAAAACACTGGCTGACGATGGGGTGCGGGATTTATATGTGGGCAGTTTGGCGCATATTTCGGCGGACTGCTTTCCTGACTGTTTTGACTATGTTGCCTTAGGGCATTTACACGTTCCGCAGTCAGTCGCTAACAACGACACGATTCGCTACAGCGGTTCGCCCATCGCCATGGGATTCGGTGAAGCCAAACAGCAAAAATCCCTTTGCCTAGTTCGACTTGGGTCCGACCAAACCGTGCAGGTCAGCCTGTTGGCTATTCCCGTCTTTCAGCGGCTACAGCGCGTACGCGGCGACTGGGATCAACTTCAAGCTGAACTCACTACTCTGACGCAGGAAAATGAATCCATTTGGGTAGAGGTGATTTACTCCGCTGCCACTTTGATGCCGGATTTACGCGAAAAAATTGAAGCCCTAGTACAAAACAGCACGATTGAGGTATTACGCATCCAAAATCAAGCGCTTGCACCCAGCGCTCTGCTTCAGTCCCATGAACAAGAAAGCTTAGAGCAACTATCTGAACTGGACGTGTTTCAGCGCTGCCTAGATAGCCATCAGATCGAACCCAGCCAACAGCCTGAGCTAACCGCTGCGTTCCAAGAAATATGGCATTTAGCCTTAGATCTCCCCCCCTCCTCTTCCTCTCATTAG
- a CDS encoding OmpA/MotB family protein has translation MRKYQPQAPVDEENPYWMSFSDIMSALVVIFILAAVVLMVQLMETEDELQDKVQELDSKVQLLDEEIEILQQAEYVRRTIIEEATEELKQRGIPIVMSENATVLRIPNHLLGFDTADYEIQEAYQDTAYQIGEVLHKVMTKGNRADYLDTVFVEGHTDNRPFNGFMGKGNWGLSTFRAISLWQFWNSHLPEASRLDNLRNSDQTLLFSVSGYGDTRPVTEEQNTEEELSANRRIDIRFTIRRPQSQDIREIQKQFSNKGFPVRP, from the coding sequence ATGCGTAAGTATCAACCGCAAGCTCCCGTAGATGAAGAGAATCCGTACTGGATGTCTTTTTCAGACATTATGTCAGCCTTAGTGGTGATTTTCATTTTAGCCGCGGTGGTACTAATGGTGCAGCTCATGGAAACCGAAGACGAGCTGCAAGATAAAGTGCAAGAGTTAGATAGCAAAGTACAGCTGCTAGATGAGGAAATAGAAATCTTACAGCAGGCGGAGTATGTGCGTAGAACCATCATAGAAGAAGCCACTGAAGAGTTAAAGCAGCGTGGCATTCCGATTGTAATGAGTGAAAATGCTACCGTTTTGCGTATTCCTAATCATTTGCTTGGCTTTGATACAGCGGACTATGAAATACAAGAGGCTTACCAAGACACGGCCTATCAGATAGGCGAGGTGCTGCATAAGGTGATGACTAAAGGAAATCGTGCTGATTACTTAGATACGGTTTTTGTGGAAGGGCATACTGACAATAGACCTTTTAATGGTTTTATGGGCAAAGGGAATTGGGGGCTTTCTACCTTTAGGGCCATTTCTTTGTGGCAGTTTTGGAATAGTCATTTACCTGAGGCAAGCCGTTTAGATAATTTGCGAAATAGTGACCAAACCTTGCTTTTTTCAGTAAGCGGCTATGGGGATACGCGCCCTGTTACGGAGGAGCAAAACACGGAAGAAGAGCTAAGCGCTAATAGGCGTATAGATATTCGTTTCACCATACGTAGACCGCAGAGTCAAGATATTAGAGAAATACAAAAGCAGTTTAGTAACAAGGGTTTTCCCGTAAGACCTTAA
- the zorA gene encoding anti-phage ZorAB system protein ZorA has product MSDLFSLHNVWVALNPDESVSKVIIWLMWLIFLVYTTYLVIYYFKTAKKRVSRIINKVKEIGGESEISAEEHSLYSDKERMKEHFAQSPDAILKRSWLSFDQSLISNNANTRLFSTVDNRYFFNATALAPWLSGNRLIVSVPSMLVAIGVLGTFLGLVIGLSGLDANASDTETLRAGIGTLISGASVAFTTSIWGVFLSLLAGFIERAFERAIKANISQINHALAALFPSISSEQALIHIEDASEQSKVALQTLHEKIGAELEKSVQNLSVQMQEALVSALEGIMKPAIDSLVENSQQQSSEALESLVGQFMSGMNQAGQAQTREMGHAAERLDGSLDKLSQITKASSEQNQQMIAQHRELTQHFEQAVDGMRTSSKYLAASSTQLGGISRDLLSVSRELGKGIAVGQIKSSSHKESEVNPYA; this is encoded by the coding sequence ATGAGCGATTTGTTTTCTCTCCATAATGTTTGGGTTGCCTTAAATCCAGACGAGTCGGTCAGCAAAGTCATTATTTGGCTTATGTGGTTAATTTTTCTCGTCTATACCACTTATCTAGTTATTTATTATTTTAAAACGGCTAAGAAACGAGTTAGTCGTATCATTAATAAAGTAAAAGAGATCGGTGGGGAAAGTGAGATAAGTGCAGAAGAGCATTCTTTGTATTCAGATAAAGAAAGGATGAAAGAGCATTTTGCACAAAGTCCCGATGCTATTCTCAAAAGATCCTGGCTAAGCTTTGATCAAAGCCTCATCAGTAATAATGCAAATACGCGATTGTTTAGTACGGTTGATAATCGCTATTTTTTTAATGCTACGGCCTTAGCCCCTTGGTTGAGTGGCAATAGACTGATTGTGTCTGTGCCTAGTATGTTGGTAGCTATTGGTGTATTAGGTACATTTTTGGGTTTAGTCATCGGCTTAAGTGGTTTAGACGCCAACGCCAGTGATACCGAAACCTTAAGAGCAGGTATTGGCACATTAATTAGTGGCGCTTCAGTAGCATTTACCACCTCCATTTGGGGTGTGTTTTTAAGTTTATTGGCTGGATTTATAGAGCGGGCTTTTGAAAGAGCAATCAAGGCAAACATAAGCCAGATAAACCATGCACTAGCGGCACTGTTTCCGTCTATTTCTAGTGAGCAAGCCTTAATTCATATTGAAGACGCTAGTGAGCAGTCGAAGGTGGCTTTACAAACGCTGCATGAGAAAATTGGCGCAGAGCTGGAAAAGTCAGTGCAAAATTTATCAGTGCAAATGCAAGAGGCGTTGGTTTCAGCTCTAGAAGGCATTATGAAGCCCGCCATAGACAGCTTAGTTGAAAATAGTCAGCAGCAATCTTCTGAAGCCTTAGAAAGCTTAGTGGGGCAGTTTATGAGTGGCATGAATCAGGCGGGTCAAGCTCAAACTAGAGAAATGGGTCATGCTGCAGAACGCTTAGACGGCTCCTTAGATAAGCTTAGTCAAATAACCAAAGCCAGTTCCGAGCAAAATCAACAAATGATTGCGCAGCATAGAGAGCTCACCCAGCATTTTGAACAGGCGGTTGATGGGATGCGCACCAGTAGTAAGTATTTAGCAGCAAGTAGCACGCAATTAGGCGGCATTTCTAGAGATTTATTGTCTGTTAGCCGAGAGTTAGGCAAAGGTATAGCCGTAGGGCAGATCAAGAGCAGTAGTCACAAGGAGTCTGAGGTAAATCCTTATGCGTAA
- a CDS encoding AAA family ATPase, translated as MRILSLRFKNLNSLYGEWHIDFTHPEYESAGIFAITGPTGAGKSTLLDAIGLALYGQTPRLGRITKSDNEIMSRRTGECFAELCFETVKGQFRVHWSHHRARRSPQGELQQPKHELSALADGTIIANQLNAVSKEVEALTGMDFERFTRSMLLAQGSFAAFLQAKADDRSPILEQITGTAIYSRISILTHERYSAERKKLEQLTTELQLLSLLDSSTEQNLIEQKQDYQNQSTQLQTLLNQEQQQLHYQQQIKDDQHNLQQTEQVLSQLYAQCQELTEQRTQAQAHYDSSHQALEQARPLYEKVRRLDADILQQKNRLDEAHALVKKITARKNTIEQQRSKQVELAKLLQSDLQSSTQFLEQHAADAQLVADLALLRNHASALQKAYQSQQHTASAVTQAQQALQQTQQRESPLLIKEKQAQANSTQLADQQRTHLQSIQQLLNGKSSADWHQKHLQLVHEQNHIITAQRLHTQGLFLLDQIQQTQKDIAQAQDAEQHTKDALAQNEKHLALLEQSREQITRSIDLTHRIQALEAERHQLVEGEACPLCGALEHPYTHGITEQTHELDDALQQINQQRQETRSHLQAQQEALAQHRAMIGQYEKNIALYQAQQLDTEQAVAPLCESLALPATHPELTQLLQQTYLKNEQQRAQCAQIVEQLQQLEKQHLALEQALAQAQQQQRQIEQDLAANRLQQHTEQSELQRLEQDLSTYTEQYQQTLATLNQQLQPYAQPITHANQVDEVLLGLSQRYDQWLVHQRNVADLKPKQQELQLSHQYQTEQISHCEEQLVEATSLWQQAQSVINATQNERYQVFADQDPNQQEKQLQERLHIAATEFKKTEEQFQLLQTELAKGQERRRLLGVSMAKHQDALNLLLASNDTQNPLALSLDLASDLEQRIAQLAQTSSELQQKVGSINQQLQANQQKKTQQQKQLQHIEQQQNELNKWAKLHALIGSADGKKFRNFAQGITFDIMVGHANQQLQKMTPRYLLIRDTEQPLDINIMDNYQAGEIRSTKNLSGGESFIVSLALALGLSTMASQQVRIDSLFLDEGFGTLDEQALDIALDTLASLQQSGKLIGVISHISTLKERISTQIQVNSQLGGVSQLRGPGCSST; from the coding sequence ATGCGTATTTTATCGTTGCGTTTTAAAAACTTGAATTCCTTGTACGGTGAATGGCATATCGACTTCACCCATCCTGAGTACGAGTCGGCGGGGATTTTTGCAATTACAGGCCCTACCGGTGCAGGAAAAAGCACGCTTTTAGATGCGATTGGTTTAGCCTTATATGGTCAGACGCCTCGTCTAGGACGTATCACTAAAAGTGACAATGAAATTATGTCTAGGCGCACTGGCGAATGCTTTGCTGAGCTCTGCTTTGAGACAGTGAAAGGACAGTTTCGCGTTCATTGGAGTCATCATCGTGCTCGACGCAGTCCCCAAGGCGAATTACAACAGCCTAAACATGAATTATCCGCCTTAGCGGACGGAACGATCATTGCAAACCAGCTCAATGCCGTCTCTAAAGAGGTAGAGGCATTAACCGGCATGGACTTTGAACGATTTACACGATCGATGCTGCTTGCCCAAGGCAGCTTTGCCGCTTTTTTACAAGCTAAAGCCGATGACCGATCCCCTATACTCGAACAAATCACTGGCACGGCTATTTATAGCCGCATCTCTATACTGACACATGAACGCTACAGCGCGGAACGTAAAAAGCTAGAGCAACTCACCACTGAGCTACAACTACTCAGTTTATTAGATAGCTCAACGGAACAAAACCTAATAGAACAAAAACAAGATTATCAGAATCAATCGACTCAACTACAAACCTTACTAAACCAAGAACAGCAGCAACTGCATTATCAGCAGCAAATCAAAGACGATCAGCACAACTTACAACAAACCGAACAGGTGCTGTCACAGCTGTATGCACAATGCCAAGAACTCACTGAACAACGCACACAAGCACAAGCACATTACGACTCCTCTCATCAAGCACTAGAGCAAGCTCGTCCTTTATACGAAAAGGTGCGTAGGCTTGATGCCGACATTTTGCAGCAAAAAAACCGTCTAGATGAGGCACATGCGCTCGTCAAAAAAATAACTGCACGTAAAAACACCATTGAACAACAGCGCTCAAAACAAGTAGAACTAGCCAAACTATTACAGAGCGATCTGCAAAGCTCTACCCAATTTTTAGAGCAGCATGCCGCTGATGCCCAATTAGTCGCTGATTTAGCTCTGCTTCGTAATCACGCCTCCGCGCTACAAAAAGCGTATCAATCCCAACAACATACGGCTTCCGCTGTCACGCAGGCGCAACAAGCACTACAACAAACTCAACAACGCGAGTCGCCTCTTTTAATCAAAGAAAAACAAGCACAAGCCAACTCCACACAACTGGCCGATCAACAGCGCACACATCTGCAGTCCATACAACAGCTATTAAATGGCAAATCCAGCGCTGACTGGCATCAGAAACATCTACAGTTAGTCCATGAGCAAAATCACATCATTACTGCACAACGATTGCATACACAAGGTCTGTTTTTGCTTGATCAAATCCAACAAACACAGAAAGACATTGCACAAGCACAGGATGCAGAGCAACACACAAAAGACGCGCTCGCTCAAAATGAAAAACACCTTGCTCTCTTAGAGCAATCACGCGAGCAAATCACTCGATCTATTGATTTAACCCATCGCATTCAAGCACTAGAGGCTGAACGCCATCAGCTTGTAGAGGGTGAGGCCTGTCCGTTATGCGGGGCTCTAGAGCACCCCTATACGCACGGTATCACCGAGCAAACCCATGAGTTAGACGATGCGCTACAGCAGATCAATCAACAACGACAAGAGACTCGATCCCATCTGCAAGCTCAACAGGAGGCCTTAGCTCAACATCGGGCCATGATCGGACAATATGAAAAAAACATTGCTCTCTATCAAGCTCAGCAACTCGACACGGAACAGGCCGTAGCTCCATTGTGTGAGTCATTGGCGCTGCCAGCCACACACCCGGAGCTAACCCAACTATTACAACAAACGTATCTAAAAAACGAACAACAACGCGCTCAATGCGCCCAGATCGTAGAGCAACTCCAACAGCTAGAAAAGCAGCACCTTGCTCTAGAACAAGCGCTTGCTCAAGCACAGCAACAACAACGCCAAATCGAACAAGACTTAGCAGCGAACCGATTACAACAACACACAGAACAGTCCGAGCTACAGCGCCTTGAACAAGACCTCAGTACCTACACAGAGCAATATCAACAAACACTAGCGACCCTGAACCAACAACTACAGCCTTATGCTCAACCGATCACTCACGCTAATCAAGTCGATGAGGTGCTGCTCGGCTTATCTCAACGCTACGATCAATGGTTAGTGCACCAACGCAATGTGGCTGACCTGAAACCAAAACAACAGGAATTGCAACTAAGCCACCAATACCAAACAGAGCAAATCAGTCACTGCGAAGAGCAACTCGTTGAAGCGACGTCTCTATGGCAGCAGGCTCAGTCGGTCATCAATGCTACCCAAAACGAGCGATATCAGGTATTTGCAGATCAAGACCCAAATCAACAGGAAAAACAACTGCAGGAACGTCTACACATAGCCGCCACAGAGTTCAAAAAAACAGAAGAGCAGTTTCAGCTACTACAAACCGAGCTTGCTAAAGGTCAAGAGCGTAGACGACTATTGGGGGTCTCTATGGCTAAACACCAAGACGCCTTGAATCTACTCTTGGCCTCTAATGACACGCAAAATCCGTTAGCACTAAGCCTTGACCTTGCTTCTGATCTAGAACAACGTATTGCGCAACTAGCACAGACTTCTAGTGAGCTACAACAGAAAGTAGGTAGCATCAATCAACAATTACAAGCCAATCAACAAAAGAAAACACAACAGCAAAAACAACTGCAACACATAGAGCAGCAACAAAATGAACTAAATAAGTGGGCAAAACTACACGCGTTAATCGGCTCTGCTGACGGCAAAAAATTTCGCAACTTTGCTCAAGGCATTACGTTCGACATCATGGTCGGACATGCGAACCAGCAACTCCAAAAAATGACACCTCGCTATCTGCTGATTCGTGATACAGAGCAACCACTTGATATCAATATTATGGATAACTACCAAGCGGGTGAAATACGTTCTACCAAAAATCTGTCAGGTGGAGAAAGCTTTATCGTGAGTTTAGCTCTTGCCTTAGGGCTATCGACGATGGCCAGCCAACAAGTTCGTATTGACTCGTTGTTTTTAGATGAGGGCTTTGGCACCTTAGATGAACAGGCCCTAGACATCGCCCTAGACACCTTGGCGTCATTACAGCAAAGCGGCAAACTCATTGGTGTGATATCCCACATCAGCACACTCAAAGAACGCATTAGTACACAAATCCAAGTTAACTCTCAATTAGGTGGTGTTAGTCAACTACGTGGACCGGGCTGCAGCAGTACCTAA
- a CDS encoding ABC transporter substrate-binding protein has product MVTRRQVLITPISLMVMGASQSVLGSTADKDTVRIGLSLAPSSLDPTSTAEIVVAQVLHYNVLEGLVQLDEKGNVEPCLAREWQISDDGRTYIFHIKPNVFFHNGRELNANVVKYSLERAISLKEKNKLYKPLFSGVEKILVLDDKTVAIQIEHPDPLTLFRLAESPAVIVHPETVDQLGTYPIGTGPFQFVEYKNKEKIVLKKSDDYHVNQLIRIDLIEYYFIPSPEEQVKAIKSNRIDLLFHMTALNTYEFQNNSQYEVLRGDSTSKVLLAINNKKEPLNNLKVRQALSHAIDREALIREAYLDQGRAIGSHYAVNEIGYIDLTSVYPFDIEKAKSLLAEANVELPISLNLSLPPTPYAMAGGPVIVEALKEIGIHINLVQLSWDEWLSTVFKGDFDLSLILHAEPLDYYIYADSNYYFGYSSPEFDQLLKGYNQIYNPRSQRQVLQEIQRKLVDDAVNVWLFTPEIATVVRRGLKGVWMHYPTFSHPVKQMYWL; this is encoded by the coding sequence ATGGTTACGCGACGTCAAGTGCTTATTACCCCAATTTCGCTTATGGTTATGGGGGCAAGTCAATCGGTTTTAGGATCTACAGCAGATAAAGACACTGTGAGAATTGGCTTATCACTAGCTCCAAGCAGTCTCGATCCGACTAGCACAGCAGAAATCGTAGTAGCTCAAGTCCTTCATTATAATGTGTTGGAAGGGTTGGTACAGCTAGATGAAAAAGGAAACGTGGAGCCTTGCTTAGCGAGAGAGTGGCAGATTTCTGATGATGGAAGGACTTATATTTTTCATATCAAGCCTAATGTTTTTTTTCATAATGGTAGAGAGCTAAACGCAAATGTAGTTAAATATAGTCTAGAGCGCGCTATCTCATTAAAAGAAAAAAATAAGCTTTACAAACCATTGTTTAGTGGTGTCGAAAAAATATTAGTGCTAGATGATAAAACTGTTGCGATACAGATCGAGCATCCTGATCCATTAACTTTGTTTAGATTAGCCGAATCACCTGCTGTTATTGTACATCCGGAAACAGTTGATCAGCTAGGGACCTATCCAATAGGAACAGGTCCTTTTCAGTTTGTTGAGTATAAAAATAAAGAAAAGATAGTTTTAAAAAAATCAGATGATTATCATGTAAATCAATTGATACGAATTGATTTAATTGAGTATTACTTTATCCCTAGTCCTGAGGAGCAGGTTAAAGCAATTAAATCAAATAGGATAGATCTACTTTTTCATATGACAGCCTTAAATACTTACGAGTTTCAGAATAATAGTCAGTATGAGGTGCTTAGAGGAGATTCAACAAGTAAGGTTTTACTGGCCATCAATAATAAAAAAGAACCATTAAATAATTTAAAAGTTAGACAGGCCTTATCTCATGCTATAGATCGTGAGGCTTTAATACGAGAAGCTTACTTAGATCAAGGTCGAGCCATTGGTAGTCACTATGCAGTCAATGAGATTGGCTACATTGATCTAACGAGTGTGTATCCATTTGATATTGAAAAGGCTAAAAGTTTGCTTGCTGAAGCAAATGTGGAATTACCCATATCATTAAATTTATCATTGCCTCCAACTCCCTATGCGATGGCAGGTGGCCCTGTTATTGTAGAAGCCCTCAAGGAAATTGGTATACATATAAATCTAGTTCAACTCAGTTGGGACGAATGGCTATCTACTGTATTTAAAGGTGATTTTGACTTGAGCCTCATTTTGCATGCTGAGCCTTTAGATTATTATATTTATGCGGATTCAAATTATTATTTTGGTTATAGTAGCCCTGAGTTTGATCAATTGCTGAAAGGCTACAATCAAATTTATAACCCGAGATCACAACGTCAAGTCCTACAAGAAATTCAAAGAAAGCTAGTGGATGATGCTGTGAATGTGTGGCTATTTACACCTGAAATTGCAACCGTAGTACGGCGGGGTTTAAAAGGTGTCTGGATGCATTACCCGACTTTTTCCCACCCTGTAAAACAGATGTATTGGCTGTGA
- a CDS encoding IS3 family transposase (programmed frameshift), whose amino-acid sequence MSKARFTEEFKVAAVKQVAEHGRPVAEVAARLGVSTHSIYGWLKRYNKPTEQRKQESAEAAELKRLRTEVKRLTEERDILKKGRRVLCQGVRLKDAFIEQHSTQYAVRLLCAVLQVHHSGYYAWRRSTHSQRHLEDQRLLALVQASWLESARVYGYRKVHHDLRAQGESCSRHRVARLMRSQGWRAQVGYRRRLGLYGGVPHSVAANILDRQFDVAAPNIAWVTDITYIRTHEGWLYLAVVLDLFSRQVVGWSMSSRMSKDLAIQALLSAVWRRKPKQRVMVHSDQGSQFTSYEWTTFLANHNLEPSMSRRGNCHDNAVAESFFQLLKRERIKRRVYNSRAQARQDVFDYIEMFYNPIRRHSHAANLSPINYERYYFSEAMNCL is encoded by the exons ATGAGTAAGGCTCGATTTACAGAAGAATTCAAGGTTGCAGCAGTTAAGCAGGTGGCTGAGCACGGACGCCCCGTTGCGGAAGTGGCTGCTCGTCTGGGCGTATCGACGCACAGCATATATGGATGGTTAAAGCGCTATAACAAGCCAACGGAGCAACGTAAGCAAGAGAGTGCCGAGGCGGCTGAGCTCAAGCGCTTGCGCACTGAGGTTAAGCGACTTACTGAAGAGCGAGACATCTTAAAAAAGG GCCGCCGCGTACTTTGCCAAGGAGTCCGGCTAAAGGACGCGTTTATCGAACAGCATTCGACTCAATATGCGGTGCGTCTACTCTGCGCCGTGCTACAGGTGCACCACAGCGGTTATTACGCATGGCGACGCAGTACTCATAGTCAGCGTCACCTAGAGGATCAACGCTTACTGGCCTTAGTGCAAGCCTCTTGGCTTGAGAGCGCACGCGTGTATGGTTACCGCAAGGTGCATCATGATTTGCGTGCACAGGGTGAATCGTGCAGCCGGCACCGCGTAGCACGTTTGATGCGCAGTCAAGGTTGGCGTGCTCAGGTCGGATACCGTCGTCGTCTAGGGTTATACGGAGGTGTACCACATAGTGTTGCCGCTAATATCCTAGATCGCCAGTTTGATGTGGCTGCGCCTAACATCGCCTGGGTAACAGATATTACCTATATCCGTACCCATGAGGGTTGGTTGTACCTGGCCGTTGTATTGGATTTATTCTCTCGCCAGGTGGTCGGTTGGTCAATGAGTTCACGTATGAGTAAAGACCTAGCTATACAGGCCTTACTGTCAGCAGTCTGGAGACGAAAACCAAAACAACGTGTCATGGTGCACTCCGATCAAGGCAGTCAATTCACGAGTTACGAGTGGACTACTTTTCTAGCTAATCATAATCTAGAGCCAAGCATGAGTCGCCGCGGTAATTGCCATGATAATGCTGTCGCTGAAAGCTTTTTTCAGTTACTTAAGCGAGAGCGTATCAAACGCAGAGTTTATAACTCCAGAGCGCAAGCACGCCAAGATGTTTTTGACTACATCGAAATGTTTTATAACCCGATTCGTCGGCATAGTCATGCTGCGAATCTTTCGCCGATAAACTACGAACGGTACTACTTTTCTGAGGCAATGAACTGTCTATAA
- a CDS encoding sensor domain-containing diguanylate cyclase, protein MDAHIKAKPRYRTTIFIIILFALLLIWTLLFFYTQRQTQKKHLAENELQLINQLQRANIQLWREHHLIDAAHITEDLLFNSTISYWLNEELDINSQKGIQEHISNTLRIMQEQHGYNAAYLVDLNGNIVLDALEKTNLELPDEELIAMHKAFQVASPIAIEPRLHPFFGFPFFGVITPIYDQKNQPIASVWLVTDVRKSLYKLIEKWPGISKTAESNLIMQDGDKTVLLSPLRHNALEHQKNNFFSTALSDMHGLFDTTDYRNEKVIATSTLINQSPWILVSKVDSNEVLKSSPQELLGLATPMVLYLLIASSGLIYIQNQGWKREKKLTLELEHMMRIDALTNVANRLALDESLDREWANAYRSHTPISFLMIDIDFFKKFNDTYGHLEGDECLKFITQQLSSVVGRSSDLVARYGGEEFSILLPNTSAKDALLIGNRICAHISNKNYKHLYSNKTSLITVSIGLATMHPHQEGKTINVNHLTQRADYALYKAKQAGRNQVIEFTVFSKNPTI, encoded by the coding sequence ATGGATGCTCATATTAAAGCAAAACCAAGGTATAGAACTACGATATTTATTATTATACTGTTTGCTCTGTTATTGATCTGGACTCTACTCTTTTTTTATACTCAGCGTCAAACACAAAAAAAGCATCTTGCCGAAAATGAACTACAACTAATAAATCAACTACAGCGCGCTAATATACAGCTGTGGCGCGAGCATCATCTCATTGATGCTGCACATATTACAGAGGATCTTCTCTTTAACAGCACTATTAGTTACTGGCTCAATGAGGAGCTCGACATTAACTCTCAAAAGGGTATCCAAGAACATATCAGTAATACCTTGCGTATTATGCAAGAGCAACACGGCTATAACGCAGCGTATTTGGTTGACTTAAACGGTAATATTGTCTTAGATGCGTTAGAAAAAACCAATCTGGAATTGCCTGATGAAGAGCTTATAGCCATGCATAAAGCCTTTCAAGTAGCGAGCCCTATCGCGATAGAACCACGTTTACATCCTTTCTTTGGCTTTCCTTTTTTTGGTGTTATTACACCCATTTATGATCAAAAAAACCAACCTATTGCCAGCGTTTGGCTTGTTACGGATGTACGTAAGTCACTTTACAAACTAATAGAAAAATGGCCAGGAATTAGTAAAACAGCCGAAAGCAATCTTATTATGCAAGATGGAGATAAGACGGTACTACTTAGTCCTTTGCGTCACAATGCTTTAGAACATCAGAAAAATAATTTTTTCTCAACAGCTCTTAGTGATATGCATGGACTTTTCGATACGACCGATTATCGTAATGAAAAGGTAATAGCGACATCCACATTAATTAATCAGTCCCCTTGGATTTTGGTTTCCAAAGTTGACAGTAATGAGGTCTTAAAAAGTAGCCCACAAGAATTACTGGGCTTAGCTACACCGATGGTTTTGTATTTATTAATCGCATCATCAGGTTTAATTTACATACAGAACCAAGGCTGGAAAAGAGAAAAAAAACTCACTCTAGAGCTAGAGCACATGATGCGAATAGACGCTCTTACAAACGTAGCGAATCGTCTTGCTTTAGATGAAAGCTTAGATAGAGAGTGGGCTAATGCATATCGCTCCCACACACCAATCTCATTTTTAATGATAGATATTGATTTTTTTAAAAAATTCAATGATACATATGGTCATTTAGAAGGTGATGAATGCTTAAAGTTTATAACTCAACAACTCTCTAGTGTAGTAGGCCGATCCTCTGACCTAGTAGCACGCTATGGCGGGGAAGAGTTCTCAATATTGCTGCCAAACACGAGTGCTAAGGATGCCTTGCTCATAGGAAATCGTATTTGTGCTCATATTAGCAATAAAAATTACAAGCACCTCTATAGCAATAAGACCTCATTGATTACGGTAAGTATAGGTCTAGCAACCATGCACCCCCACCAAGAGGGAAAAACCATTAACGTCAACCATTTGACACAGCGAGCAGACTACGCCCTATACAAAGCTAAACAAGCAGGGCGTAATCAAGTTATTGAGTTTACGGTTTTTTCTAAAAACCCCACCATATAA